In Pseudothermotoga hypogea DSM 11164 = NBRC 106472, the following are encoded in one genomic region:
- a CDS encoding FGGY-family carbohydrate kinase, which translates to MEDKGFILSVDQSTAGTKAFLFDTKLNLVAKATKNHKQYYPMPGWVEHDPIEIVKRTYEACHEVLHSVPKGKVLAVSVTNQRETIVVWDGGGTPLYNAVVWQCQRGKEICESLRNKGYADIVRDKTGLLIDPYFSASKITWLVKNVKEVKEKLLEGDSYVGTVDSWLVWNLTKGKAHVTDYSNASRTLLLNINTLKWDEELIDIFEISGIRLPALVDSDYVVGYTDLDGILPHAVPILGIMGDSSASLYGQLGFDLGNTKATYGTGTSIMINVKDTKPRLKSGVLSVGWSQEGKVDFVVEGNIHSSGDTIKWLVEQMGLASSAEEIERLAVSVEDNDGVYLVPAFVGLGAPYWENDARALICGMSRRTNKSHIARAAIESIAYQVYDLFTALCEEAGVTPRELRADGGATKNTFLMQFQADILNVPVAVNKFEDCSALGVALLAAKKMGVIDPRNFEVERTYYYPKMREVDREKCIRGWKEAVQRAILRV; encoded by the coding sequence ATGGAAGATAAGGGGTTCATTCTCTCAGTCGATCAGAGTACTGCAGGGACAAAAGCGTTTCTTTTCGATACGAAGTTGAATTTGGTAGCGAAAGCAACGAAGAATCATAAGCAGTACTATCCTATGCCAGGTTGGGTTGAACACGATCCAATCGAGATAGTGAAAAGAACGTACGAGGCTTGTCACGAGGTTCTTCATAGCGTTCCAAAAGGCAAGGTACTGGCTGTTTCAGTAACCAATCAGCGCGAGACCATCGTGGTCTGGGATGGTGGCGGCACACCACTTTACAACGCAGTTGTATGGCAGTGTCAAAGGGGAAAAGAAATATGCGAATCACTGAGAAACAAAGGATACGCCGACATCGTGAGGGATAAAACAGGGTTGTTGATCGACCCATACTTCTCAGCGAGTAAAATAACATGGCTCGTGAAGAACGTGAAGGAAGTCAAGGAAAAGCTGCTCGAAGGCGATTCGTACGTCGGCACGGTAGACAGCTGGCTGGTGTGGAACCTAACAAAAGGAAAGGCGCACGTCACCGACTACTCAAACGCGAGTAGGACACTCCTTTTGAATATAAACACACTGAAGTGGGATGAAGAATTGATCGATATTTTCGAAATCTCCGGAATAAGATTGCCCGCTCTGGTCGATTCCGATTATGTCGTTGGCTATACAGATCTTGATGGAATCCTGCCCCACGCGGTTCCAATATTGGGTATAATGGGAGATTCGAGTGCATCTCTCTATGGACAGCTCGGGTTCGATTTAGGAAATACGAAAGCGACCTATGGCACGGGCACATCCATCATGATAAATGTCAAAGACACCAAACCGAGGCTAAAATCTGGGGTTCTTTCAGTCGGTTGGTCCCAGGAAGGCAAAGTCGATTTCGTTGTCGAAGGTAACATACACAGTTCCGGTGACACGATCAAATGGCTCGTTGAGCAGATGGGGCTGGCAAGTTCAGCCGAAGAAATTGAAAGACTCGCAGTATCGGTCGAAGACAACGACGGTGTTTACCTTGTCCCAGCTTTCGTTGGTTTGGGCGCACCATACTGGGAAAACGATGCGCGCGCGCTGATATGTGGTATGAGTCGTCGAACAAACAAATCTCACATTGCGAGGGCCGCCATTGAATCAATTGCCTATCAGGTTTATGATCTCTTCACCGCGTTGTGCGAAGAGGCAGGTGTTACACCGCGAGAACTGAGAGCTGACGGGGGCGCCACAAAGAACACGTTCTTGATGCAGTTTCAAGCTGACATCTTGAACGTGCCCGTCGCTGTGAACAAATTCGAAGACTGCTCCGCCTTGGGAGTTGCACTGTTGGCAGCGAAGAAAATGGGAGTGATCGATCCAAGGAACTTTGAAGTTGAGCGCACGTATTACTATCCCAAAATGAGGGAAGTAGATAGAGAAAAATGTATAAGAGGTTGGAAAGAAGCTGTTCAGAGGGCCATTCTTAGAGTGTGA
- a CDS encoding DUF2291 domain-containing protein codes for MRKRVILTSLIVLAAFLIYRSCKVVPLSSIKASFDPKAYAQTVVWPKLQSQLADLKKADAYEVLETFDINPEEAHEKFAKTVGVSNYRYYIVEGSGQIVSVDEDGILVQVRPDSERPEFYITSRVFGNTIVMATGIIKMEDFDRIMDFNLVSTALNQIVRDEVALPLINSLKGANVQGAVIKFLGLFNVLKDDPIKYPINVIPLRLELSQGGY; via the coding sequence ATGAGAAAGAGAGTCATCCTGACGTCATTGATCGTGCTGGCAGCGTTTTTGATATACAGATCCTGTAAGGTGGTGCCGTTGAGCTCAATCAAAGCGAGCTTTGACCCAAAAGCTTATGCACAAACTGTTGTTTGGCCTAAATTGCAAAGTCAGCTGGCAGATCTTAAAAAAGCCGACGCTTACGAGGTGCTTGAAACCTTTGACATCAATCCTGAAGAAGCGCACGAGAAGTTCGCTAAGACCGTTGGTGTATCGAACTACAGGTACTACATAGTGGAGGGTTCAGGACAGATCGTTTCCGTCGATGAAGACGGCATTTTGGTGCAGGTGCGCCCTGACTCCGAAAGACCTGAATTTTACATCACATCCCGCGTGTTTGGCAACACGATCGTTATGGCAACGGGGATCATCAAGATGGAAGATTTTGATAGGATCATGGACTTCAATCTGGTTTCTACGGCGCTGAATCAAATCGTTCGCGATGAAGTGGCCCTACCACTTATCAATTCGCTGAAAGGAGCAAACGTTCAGGGGGCGGTCATCAAATTTCTGGGCCTTTTCAACGTTCTCAAGGACGATCCCATCAAATACCCGATCAACGTCATACCTTTAAGACTCGAGTTGAGCCAAGGAGGTTACTGA
- a CDS encoding LacI family DNA-binding transcriptional regulator has protein sequence MTKQRNNSINIRSVAQLAGVSISTVSRVINSPESVSEELRERVRKAIEQLGYRPNQIARSLRTGSTKVVGFIIPDITNPAFLLMVKGAEDYLKRKGYMFIVCGTDHNIEEETKLLKTLLSQSVEGIIVTCSGGRNSSFAKVIQNSGVKMVFMDRRYEDIDLPYVGVDNTAGVEKITDFLVKTGHRSFAYLSGERNTSSAKERLRGFMKSMKKHGVEDYQVLYGRFTFESGYELTKKLKKIPDAVVGGNDLVALGAIEALNEMGYHVPDDVSVVGFDDMFYSKYSKPALTTVRQPIYEMGYMAGKVLWQLLSGKNIKKRVTILQTDIVVRETVKERNAPNRGFTEKVEVVL, from the coding sequence ATGACGAAGCAAAGAAATAACTCCATCAACATAAGAAGCGTGGCTCAACTTGCTGGTGTCTCAATTTCCACAGTGTCAAGAGTCATAAATTCTCCGGAAAGTGTCAGCGAGGAACTGCGAGAGCGTGTCAGAAAAGCCATAGAACAGCTCGGGTACCGTCCAAATCAAATAGCGAGAAGTTTACGAACCGGGTCAACCAAGGTGGTTGGATTCATAATACCCGATATAACGAACCCCGCATTCCTGCTGATGGTTAAAGGCGCGGAGGATTATTTGAAACGGAAAGGTTACATGTTCATAGTTTGTGGAACAGACCACAACATCGAAGAAGAGACGAAGCTTTTGAAGACACTTCTTTCGCAGAGTGTGGAGGGGATCATTGTTACATGTTCTGGTGGTCGCAACTCCAGTTTTGCGAAGGTAATACAAAACTCAGGGGTCAAGATGGTGTTCATGGACCGACGTTACGAGGATATCGACCTTCCTTATGTCGGCGTTGATAACACTGCCGGCGTGGAAAAAATAACCGATTTCTTGGTAAAAACGGGCCACAGGTCGTTCGCTTATCTCAGCGGTGAAAGAAACACGTCGAGTGCCAAAGAACGCTTGCGAGGTTTCATGAAAAGCATGAAAAAACACGGCGTGGAAGATTACCAAGTTCTGTATGGAAGATTCACATTCGAGAGTGGTTACGAGCTGACCAAGAAGCTCAAGAAGATTCCAGACGCGGTGGTTGGTGGAAACGATCTGGTCGCCCTTGGTGCCATCGAAGCCCTAAACGAAATGGGCTACCACGTTCCGGACGATGTGAGCGTCGTTGGCTTCGATGACATGTTTTATAGCAAATACTCGAAACCCGCACTCACAACCGTGAGACAGCCAATATACGAAATGGGGTACATGGCCGGTAAGGTCCTTTGGCAGCTGCTTTCGGGGAAGAATATCAAAAAGCGCGTCACGATACTTCAGACGGACATCGTCGTGAGAGAAACCGTAAAAGAAAGAAATGCCCCCAACAGGGGGTTCACTGAGAAGGTGGAGGTGGTTTTATGA
- a CDS encoding sugar ABC transporter ATP-binding protein, whose product MNGTIGDTKVILEAKNITKTFPGVVAVNDVSFAVKEETVTAIVGENGAGKSTLMKILAGVYSDYVGKMFLKGKEVHFKNPREAIDAGIVLIPQELDLVPNLTVMENIHLGREPLDFWGFVNYRKMYAETKDLLSRVRLRIDPKKKVADLSTGQQQLVAIAKALASQAMIIIMDEPTSAISEKEIENLFEIVRDLRQQGKAILYISHKLDEVFAIADEIMIMRDGKLVARGDIKDFSYDDVVRLMVGRSIEQFYVKGQSEIRDEVLRVENMSVLDPDREDLIVDNVSFSVRKGEILGVYGLIGAGRTELMEAIFGFHHPSRISGDVFIEGKKVSIRTPADAIKAGIGYVPEDRKLSGLILQLTVLLNFSLPNLKNLSRFGFIRMNQEKDLAREYVRKLGIKTTSLNQLVENLSGGNQQKVVLAKWLALRPKVLLLDEPTRGIDVNAKSELYSLISELAKAGLGIVLVSSELPEVLAMSDRIMVMSEGKKTAEFTKEEASEEKLLKAAIPRSFRLVSASS is encoded by the coding sequence ATGAATGGCACGATCGGTGATACTAAAGTCATCCTCGAGGCGAAAAACATAACGAAAACCTTTCCTGGTGTCGTGGCGGTGAACGATGTTTCTTTTGCCGTGAAGGAAGAGACCGTGACAGCTATAGTGGGGGAAAACGGTGCAGGTAAATCAACCCTGATGAAAATTCTCGCAGGAGTTTATTCTGATTACGTTGGGAAAATGTTCCTCAAAGGGAAAGAAGTTCACTTCAAGAATCCACGAGAAGCGATTGATGCTGGCATCGTGTTGATACCACAGGAGCTCGATCTTGTACCGAATTTGACCGTGATGGAGAATATCCACCTGGGCAGGGAACCACTTGATTTTTGGGGATTCGTGAATTACAGAAAAATGTACGCGGAGACTAAGGATCTGTTGTCGAGGGTACGCCTCAGGATTGATCCTAAGAAAAAAGTGGCAGATCTCAGCACCGGCCAACAGCAATTGGTCGCGATCGCCAAGGCTTTGGCAAGCCAGGCGATGATAATCATCATGGATGAGCCAACTTCAGCCATAAGTGAGAAAGAAATCGAGAATCTCTTTGAGATAGTGCGGGATCTGAGGCAGCAAGGCAAAGCCATTTTATATATATCACACAAGCTGGACGAGGTTTTCGCGATAGCCGACGAAATCATGATAATGAGAGACGGTAAACTTGTCGCTCGGGGCGATATCAAGGATTTCTCGTACGATGACGTTGTGCGACTCATGGTTGGTAGAAGCATCGAACAATTCTATGTGAAGGGACAGAGCGAGATAAGAGATGAAGTACTGCGCGTCGAAAACATGTCGGTATTGGATCCTGATAGGGAAGACCTGATAGTGGACAACGTGTCTTTCTCTGTCCGAAAGGGTGAAATCCTCGGTGTATACGGATTGATTGGAGCGGGAAGAACAGAGCTCATGGAAGCCATATTCGGCTTCCACCATCCGAGTAGAATCAGTGGAGATGTCTTCATCGAGGGAAAAAAGGTTTCGATCAGGACTCCCGCAGATGCGATAAAAGCCGGAATCGGTTATGTTCCAGAAGACAGAAAACTGTCGGGCTTGATTCTGCAACTGACGGTTCTTCTCAATTTCTCCCTTCCAAACTTGAAGAATCTCTCCAGATTCGGGTTCATCCGCATGAATCAAGAGAAAGATCTCGCACGTGAATACGTCAGGAAACTTGGTATAAAGACGACCTCGTTGAACCAACTCGTTGAGAACCTGAGTGGTGGGAACCAGCAGAAGGTCGTACTTGCGAAGTGGCTGGCTTTGAGACCAAAGGTACTACTGCTCGACGAACCTACAAGAGGCATCGATGTGAATGCAAAATCAGAGCTGTATTCACTGATCAGTGAGCTTGCCAAGGCCGGGCTCGGTATAGTGCTGGTGTCCTCAGAATTACCGGAGGTCCTGGCCATGTCTGACAGGATCATGGTCATGTCAGAAGGAAAGAAAACAGCAGAATTCACAAAAGAAGAGGCCAGCGAAGAGAAACTCTTGAAGGCGGCGATCCCAAGAAGTTTCAGATTGGTGTCAGCATCGTCTTAA
- a CDS encoding ABC transporter permease, protein MQKNGQKVDNQTQMVPSVEAQKKAFDLRSISRYQSLIILGGLFVIFAILSNRFVTPGNLWTILRQSSVNLCLAIGMTYVILTGGIDLSVGSVLGFTGAVAAKLLKYGLSLTAFGVVLQFGVLGASIIALIVGLAIGLLNGLIITVFSVPPFVATLGTMTAVRGFIMLWTKGYPITKLGETFNFIGSGWILGVPTPVWIAAVITVVASVFLRFTRFGRYVYAVGGNERAAVLSGVNAKRTKLITYMISGFLAAVAGLIVTARLDSAQPNAGLMYELDAIAAAVIGGASLSGGKGTIEGTIIGTLIIGVLNNGLVLTGVSPFWQQVAKGFIIIAAVIAERIGKGRE, encoded by the coding sequence ATGCAGAAGAACGGCCAAAAGGTTGACAATCAAACACAAATGGTGCCTTCCGTTGAAGCACAGAAAAAAGCCTTTGACCTCAGGTCAATTTCCAGATACCAGTCACTGATCATTCTGGGCGGTCTCTTTGTAATCTTTGCGATACTCAGCAATCGTTTTGTAACGCCGGGAAACCTGTGGACCATACTGAGGCAGAGCTCGGTCAATCTATGTTTGGCGATCGGAATGACGTACGTGATACTCACCGGCGGTATCGATCTTTCTGTTGGATCTGTTCTTGGTTTCACCGGTGCCGTAGCAGCAAAGTTGCTCAAGTACGGCCTGTCTCTTACTGCTTTTGGGGTTGTTCTCCAATTCGGTGTCTTGGGCGCTTCCATTATAGCGCTGATAGTTGGTCTTGCCATAGGACTTCTCAATGGGTTGATCATAACGGTGTTCAGCGTTCCACCTTTCGTTGCGACCCTCGGTACCATGACGGCTGTGCGAGGCTTTATAATGCTCTGGACCAAGGGTTATCCCATAACGAAGCTTGGTGAAACATTCAACTTCATAGGTTCTGGCTGGATTCTCGGTGTACCCACCCCCGTTTGGATTGCCGCAGTCATAACGGTTGTAGCATCTGTTTTTCTAAGATTCACAAGGTTTGGAAGATACGTCTATGCGGTTGGCGGTAACGAGAGAGCCGCGGTTCTTTCTGGAGTGAATGCAAAGAGAACGAAGCTCATAACGTACATGATCTCGGGTTTCCTCGCAGCAGTTGCGGGGTTGATCGTTACGGCAAGACTCGATTCGGCGCAACCCAACGCGGGATTGATGTATGAACTGGATGCCATAGCGGCCGCCGTGATAGGTGGTGCTTCTCTGTCGGGAGGCAAAGGAACGATAGAAGGAACGATTATAGGAACGTTGATCATAGGTGTACTCAACAACGGTCTTGTTCTGACGGGTGTCTCACCCTTCTGGCAACAGGTTGCGAAAGGTTTCATAATCATAGCTGCGGTGATCGCTGAGAGGATTGGAAAAGGACGTGAATGA
- a CDS encoding transketolase, translating into MEQTKMLKKKAVQIRKMVLEMIYRAKSGHTGGSLSCVEILLSLFYGVMQIDPKNPKLPDRDRFIMSKGHSVESYYAVLADLGFFPVSDLESYCQFGSYLTGHPTTKVPGVEVNTGALGHGLAVGVGMAIAAKIESAGYKVYVLMGDGELDEGSVWEAAQIAAHYRLDNLIGIVDRNRLQISGDTEQILKLENLEQKWTAFGWHVIHVDGHDIERLIDTFKGLPVERGKPHLIIAHTIKGKGVSFIENNKDWHHKVPNDEELRMAMMELDERLKELDAHE; encoded by the coding sequence ATGGAACAGACCAAAATGTTGAAAAAGAAAGCAGTACAAATCAGAAAGATGGTCCTTGAAATGATCTACAGGGCGAAGAGTGGCCATACTGGTGGATCGCTTTCGTGTGTCGAGATCCTCCTCAGTCTCTTTTATGGGGTCATGCAAATAGATCCGAAGAACCCCAAACTGCCTGATAGAGACAGGTTCATTATGAGCAAAGGCCATAGTGTCGAAAGCTACTACGCTGTTCTCGCTGATCTCGGTTTCTTTCCGGTTAGTGACCTCGAGAGTTACTGTCAATTTGGATCCTATTTAACAGGGCATCCCACAACGAAGGTTCCCGGAGTGGAAGTGAATACCGGTGCTCTTGGACATGGTTTGGCGGTCGGAGTTGGCATGGCGATCGCTGCCAAGATTGAGTCTGCCGGTTACAAGGTTTACGTGTTAATGGGTGACGGTGAACTCGACGAAGGTTCTGTGTGGGAAGCCGCTCAAATAGCTGCTCATTATCGTCTGGACAACCTCATCGGGATTGTGGATAGAAACAGACTTCAAATAAGCGGTGACACGGAACAGATCCTGAAACTCGAGAACCTTGAGCAGAAATGGACAGCGTTTGGCTGGCATGTCATCCACGTCGATGGCCATGATATAGAACGCTTGATCGACACCTTCAAAGGTTTACCAGTTGAGAGGGGGAAACCACACCTTATCATTGCACATACTATAAAGGGCAAAGGTGTTTCCTTCATCGAGAACAACAAAGACTGGCACCACAAAGTTCCAAACGATGAGGAGTTGCGAATGGCGATGATGGAACTGGACGAAAGGCTGAAGGAGCTCGATGCCCATGAGTGA
- a CDS encoding L-fucose/L-arabinose isomerase family protein — protein sequence MKKMCFGLIVGNRDFFPDSLVASGREKIMKKLEEMGFDVVCLSPADTKLGAVETFADAKKCAKLFAENASNIHGIIVTLPNFGDEKSIAQAIKMSGLNVPVLVHAFNDDPEKLDLAHRRDSFCGKISVCNNLKQFGIPFSLTSKHTEDIDSMFFEQDIKWFASVCNIVRSLKRVRIGAVGARPNAFNTVRFSEKLLEAIGVSVETIDLSEILFKIQQINDQEKIDQWIEDVKKKYVVRIVPREALETMAKLSIVLERWLEENEIDAVSIQCWTILEKQLHITPCTVMSLLSERLKPSACEVDVMGALSMYILQAASGKPSAIVDWNNNYTSDDEAILFHCGNFPISVYESAEIKFADVIGTTVGSQNAYGACAGKIKSGPFTFFRLSSNDLEGKLIGYVGEGEIVPEDPKTFGSRGIARVENLQELMNYICSNGFEHHVAINLSRAAKAIKEALEKYKGIEIYWHRG from the coding sequence ATGAAGAAGATGTGTTTCGGTTTGATCGTGGGAAACAGGGACTTCTTTCCAGATTCTCTGGTTGCTTCCGGTAGAGAGAAGATCATGAAAAAGCTCGAAGAAATGGGCTTCGATGTCGTCTGCCTATCACCAGCGGACACAAAATTGGGAGCAGTGGAGACTTTTGCGGATGCAAAAAAATGTGCGAAATTGTTTGCTGAAAACGCGAGTAACATCCACGGGATCATAGTGACCCTACCGAATTTTGGTGATGAAAAATCGATCGCACAGGCGATAAAGATGAGTGGTCTGAACGTTCCGGTGCTTGTTCATGCCTTCAATGACGATCCTGAAAAGCTTGATTTAGCCCACAGGCGGGATAGTTTCTGCGGAAAGATATCTGTCTGCAATAACCTCAAGCAGTTTGGTATTCCTTTCTCTCTGACTTCAAAACACACTGAGGACATCGATTCGATGTTCTTCGAGCAAGATATAAAATGGTTTGCCAGCGTCTGCAACATTGTGAGATCCTTAAAGAGAGTAAGAATTGGAGCAGTTGGGGCCCGTCCGAACGCGTTCAACACTGTTAGGTTCTCAGAGAAGTTGCTTGAAGCTATTGGAGTGAGCGTGGAAACTATAGACCTGTCCGAGATACTTTTCAAAATCCAACAGATCAACGATCAAGAGAAGATCGATCAGTGGATCGAGGATGTCAAGAAAAAGTATGTGGTTCGGATCGTTCCAAGAGAAGCTTTGGAGACGATGGCGAAATTGTCCATAGTCCTGGAAAGGTGGTTAGAGGAGAATGAAATAGATGCCGTTTCGATACAGTGCTGGACGATCCTGGAAAAACAGTTGCACATCACTCCGTGCACAGTTATGAGTTTGTTGAGCGAAAGATTGAAGCCGAGCGCTTGCGAAGTCGACGTGATGGGAGCTCTCTCCATGTACATATTACAAGCGGCTTCAGGCAAGCCATCAGCGATCGTCGATTGGAACAACAATTACACTTCAGACGATGAAGCAATTCTGTTCCACTGTGGGAATTTCCCAATCTCCGTGTATGAGAGCGCTGAGATAAAGTTTGCCGATGTGATAGGTACAACCGTCGGTAGTCAGAACGCGTATGGAGCTTGTGCGGGAAAAATCAAGTCTGGTCCGTTCACGTTCTTCAGATTGTCCAGTAACGATCTTGAAGGTAAGCTCATAGGATACGTTGGGGAAGGTGAAATAGTTCCTGAGGATCCAAAAACTTTTGGTTCGAGGGGTATCGCTCGTGTTGAGAATTTGCAGGAGCTCATGAATTACATATGTTCAAACGGTTTTGAACACCATGTGGCGATCAATCTCTCACGAGCGGCCAAAGCTATCAAAGAAGCCCTGGAGAAATACAAAGGTATCGAGATTTACTGGCACAGGGGGTAA
- a CDS encoding DUF3298 and DUF4163 domain-containing protein, whose product MRKLLLIFFLFLPISVAVSLSFQGEFTDLIELKILEKRFENELIKVDLRIPWLKIAKDVEFSKSFNGEIEERFTLLVNRVLEDAKWVQNDPILSSSLPYSLWSRTIVTYLSGELLSCVIYVSHYTGGAHEHLNVFSYTVDLVERKILKLKDLFNDSFDYEGLMKQYLIEQFKSQPELFLPNAVDELRRLNVEQLAFTVSKVGLTLYFPPYVVSPFALGILDITIPWSKFQDGLKLSF is encoded by the coding sequence GTGAGAAAGCTGCTCCTGATCTTTTTTCTTTTTCTCCCGATCTCAGTAGCTGTATCGTTGAGCTTTCAAGGTGAATTCACCGATCTGATCGAGCTGAAGATCTTGGAAAAGAGGTTCGAAAACGAACTGATCAAGGTGGATCTTCGAATACCTTGGTTGAAAATTGCCAAGGATGTGGAGTTTTCGAAGAGTTTCAACGGGGAGATCGAAGAAAGGTTCACGTTGCTCGTGAATCGCGTGCTCGAGGATGCGAAATGGGTACAAAACGATCCGATACTGTCTTCGAGCCTGCCTTACAGCTTGTGGTCCAGAACGATCGTGACGTACCTGTCAGGCGAGCTCTTGAGTTGCGTCATCTACGTTTCTCACTACACGGGTGGAGCACACGAGCATTTGAACGTTTTCAGCTACACGGTCGATCTCGTTGAACGCAAGATTTTGAAACTGAAGGATCTCTTCAACGACTCTTTCGACTACGAAGGACTCATGAAACAATATTTGATTGAACAGTTCAAGAGCCAACCAGAACTGTTCCTTCCGAACGCCGTGGATGAACTGCGACGGTTGAACGTGGAACAGCTCGCTTTCACCGTTTCTAAAGTCGGTTTGACGCTGTACTTTCCACCATACGTTGTTAGCCCTTTCGCGCTTGGAATCTTGGACATCACGATTCCTTGGTCGAAGTTTCAAGATGGTCTGAAGCTCTCGTTTTGA
- a CDS encoding transketolase family protein: MSEKSKMASRHMVAQALMELAREDETIVVVTSDARGSAAITKFFDTFPERAIEVGIAEQSAVGIAAGLALCGKKVFVLGPACFYSARAFEQVKNDVAYTGANVKIIGVSGGVSYGPLGSTHHALHDIAAFRAIPNMDVILPSDANQAYAVVKHIVNRERPAYIRIGRNPIPFVYDQPSFEIAKGYVLRNGSDVTIIACGEVVWHALKACEILSKEGVEATLIDMPSIKPIDEEIIIKSARKTGKVVTVEEHSVHGGLGEAVSAVLGNNFPVPVEIIAIPDEFPVTGRQEEVFSHYGLDSVGIATRVQAFLRRLSHGR; encoded by the coding sequence ATGAGTGAGAAATCAAAAATGGCATCAAGGCACATGGTTGCTCAAGCTCTAATGGAGTTGGCAAGGGAAGATGAAACGATCGTGGTTGTCACCTCCGATGCGCGTGGATCAGCGGCGATTACGAAATTCTTCGACACCTTCCCGGAAAGAGCGATAGAAGTTGGGATAGCTGAACAGTCCGCGGTTGGTATTGCAGCCGGACTCGCTCTCTGTGGTAAAAAAGTGTTCGTTCTTGGACCTGCATGCTTTTATTCGGCGAGGGCATTTGAGCAGGTCAAAAACGATGTGGCGTATACTGGGGCGAACGTGAAGATCATAGGCGTCAGCGGTGGTGTGAGCTATGGTCCTCTTGGCAGTACCCACCACGCATTGCACGACATAGCGGCTTTTCGTGCCATACCAAACATGGACGTGATATTACCCTCCGATGCAAATCAGGCCTACGCCGTTGTCAAACACATCGTCAACAGAGAAAGGCCCGCTTACATAAGGATCGGTAGGAACCCGATACCATTCGTTTACGATCAACCGTCCTTCGAGATCGCTAAAGGGTATGTTCTGAGAAACGGATCTGACGTGACCATCATTGCTTGTGGTGAAGTTGTCTGGCATGCGCTGAAGGCTTGTGAAATCTTATCTAAAGAGGGCGTCGAGGCTACTTTGATAGATATGCCGAGCATAAAGCCAATCGACGAGGAGATAATAATAAAATCTGCTCGGAAGACCGGTAAGGTCGTTACAGTTGAAGAACACAGCGTTCACGGAGGTTTAGGTGAAGCGGTCTCGGCCGTTCTTGGGAACAACTTTCCTGTACCCGTAGAAATCATAGCTATACCTGACGAATTTCCCGTAACTGGAAGACAGGAGGAAGTCTTCTCACACTACGGTCTCGATTCAGTGGGCATTGCCACGAGGGTCCAGGCATTTTTGAGGAGGCTTTCGCATGGAAGATAA
- a CDS encoding D-ribose ABC transporter substrate-binding protein, whose translation MRRLIVLVVVAAIFLVGVTSVFAESKGKVAVVISTLNNPWFVVLADAAKQRAEELGYEVTVFDSQNDTAKESAHFDTIIAAGFNAILFNPTDADGSIANVRRAKEAGIPVFCIDRGINARGLAVAQIYSDNYYGGVLMGEYFVKFMKEKFKDMKTIPYAELLGILSAQPTWDRSNGFHSVVDNYKEFVMVAQQCAEFDRDTGFKVTEQILQAHPEIKAIWCGNDAMALGALKAVEAAGRKDIYIFGFDGAEDVIYAIQEGKQIVATIMQFPKLMSRLAAEWADQYLRGERQFPEIVPVTVELVTTENIEKYAPYGRK comes from the coding sequence ATGAGAAGGTTGATCGTTCTGGTGGTCGTCGCGGCTATCTTCCTCGTAGGAGTCACCAGTGTCTTTGCTGAGTCTAAGGGGAAGGTTGCAGTCGTCATTTCTACGCTGAACAACCCGTGGTTCGTTGTGCTTGCTGACGCAGCAAAACAGAGGGCAGAAGAGCTTGGTTACGAAGTGACTGTCTTTGACTCTCAAAACGACACAGCAAAGGAATCTGCTCACTTCGACACGATCATCGCGGCTGGTTTCAACGCAATCCTTTTCAATCCAACAGATGCAGATGGTTCGATTGCTAATGTTCGGCGAGCAAAAGAAGCAGGTATCCCAGTGTTCTGCATCGACAGAGGTATCAACGCGAGAGGTTTGGCAGTAGCTCAGATTTATTCTGACAACTACTACGGTGGCGTGCTTATGGGCGAATACTTTGTCAAATTCATGAAGGAAAAGTTCAAGGACATGAAGACGATACCGTATGCGGAACTGTTGGGAATCCTCAGCGCTCAACCAACGTGGGACAGGTCGAACGGTTTCCACTCTGTCGTCGACAATTACAAAGAATTTGTGATGGTGGCTCAGCAGTGTGCAGAGTTCGACAGGGACACCGGATTCAAGGTGACGGAACAAATACTTCAGGCGCATCCAGAGATAAAGGCAATTTGGTGCGGTAACGACGCCATGGCTCTGGGTGCTCTGAAAGCTGTTGAGGCAGCTGGAAGGAAAGACATCTACATCTTCGGGTTCGACGGCGCAGAAGATGTGATTTACGCGATTCAGGAAGGCAAACAAATCGTCGCAACGATCATGCAATTTCCGAAACTGATGTCGAGACTCGCGGCTGAGTGGGCAGACCAGTATCTCAGAGGCGAAAGGCAGTTCCCAGAAATTGTCCCAGTCACTGTCGAACTCGTCACAACTGAGAACATCGAGAAGTACGCACCTTACGGACGCAAGTGA